The DNA segment CGCTTCATCATGCGCCATGGACCAGAAGAGAGTCTGATGTTGGTGCTTTCACGATTTGGACCATTACGACGTCGATTACATATTGTTTTTCTGTCTCGTTTTTATCGGGCATTAGGTTTACTACTGGAAGCTGGTGCTTCGGTGATGCAAGCCTTGGATATGGCAGGCAGTATGCTGGATAGCAATGGACGTCTACAATTACAAGAAGCTAAAAGCCGGATATTACAAGGACAAGGTTTAAGTGAGGCATTGCATCGCGCAGGGCTTACCACCGCGGTCTCCGCACGATTATTGGCCGCAGGGGATCAAAATGGTGAGGCGGTCAATATGTTGAGGCAATCAGCTGACTTCCATGACTTAGACCTGACACGGTTTATTGAACAGTTCTCGCGTCTGTTGGAACCCGTCCTCATGATGGCGATCGGTTTATTTATTGGGTTGATTGTCGTTTTACTGTATTTACCGATTTTTCAACTCGCGAGTGGATTGCAATGAGCTACTCAACACGTTGGTTTAGCACAGCCGATTTATTGGCAGTCGTGAGCAATTTCACGTTCATTGACCGTCAAACCGCTATCCATCAATTATGCGTCGCTGTACGTTTTGATGAGCAGGATTGGGTTATTTTTGGTCGGATACCCACAGAGCATGATTTGAGCTGGATCAGCTATCTGACGGATCAGCCTTTTCAAGTTGGTCAGGTCCAGCCTGAGGCAATGCTGAGTTTTATGGCTCTGCTGAATGGTCAACAAAATAATCTCCCCAATCAAAAGACCGGGCATTCGCAGAACCATATTTCCGAACAGTCCTTGGTTGAAGAAGATAGCCAGATTATTCGGGTGGTCAATACCGCCATTTTTGATGCCTACCATAAAGGTGCCAGCGATATTCATTTTGAAAACAATCCTGAAGGATTGGTGATCAAATGTCGTATTGACGGTGTCCTTGTGGAGACTGGGAAACTGTACGAACGTACTTCTGCAGAGCACGTGATTTCAAGACTGAAGGTATTGGCAGAGCTAGATATTGCCGAGCGCAGAATCCCTCAGGATGGTCGATTGAGTATTCAGATCCAAGGCCGTGACATAGATTTGCGTATTTCGATCATGCCTGGGCTACATGGTGAGGATGCTGTCCTGCGGATATTGGATAAACAATCCTTAACGCAAGGGGATGAGCCGCTATCTCTTGAGCTCCTTGGTTTTGATGTGGCGACAATGGTTGCGATTCGTAAACTTGCCAGACAGCCTTACGGTATGTTGCTGGTGACAGGGCCGACGGGTTCAGGAAAGACGACCACGCTGTATGCACTACTCAATGAACATCACACGGGGCAGCAAAAGATCATTACGATTGAGGATCCTGTTGAATATCAACTAAAAGGCACATTACAAATCCCTGTGAATGAGCGTAAGGGGTTAACGTTTGCACGAGGTTTACGCTCTATTTTACGTCATGACCCCGATACAATTTTGGTCGGTGAGATTCGAGATCGAGAAACTGCCGATATCGCGGTACAAGCAGCATTAACTGGCCATTTGGTCTATACCTCGGTCCATGCTAACCATTCTTTGGATGTGATCGGTCGTTTCAGGCATATGGAAATTGATCTTTTTGGTTTTGTCAGTAGTTTAAATGGCATCGTGGCTCAACGTTTGATCCGCTTGAATTGCACGCATTGTAGCGAACCTACCCAGCCTGATCGTGATCTCATACATTTTTCAGGGATAACCTTGGAGCAGGCTGAAGGATTCCATTTTCAAGAAGGGAAGGGCTGTGATGAGTGTCAGGGCACAGGGTATCGGGGGCGTCAGGCGATCGCTGAGGTATTGGTGATTAATGATGCGGTGCGTGAAATGCTGATTTTACAGGAGCCTATTAGTCGTATTCGAGAATACTTACTTCAAAGCGGTATGTTTTTCCTACGCCAGCAGGCTTTGGCTGTTGTAGCAGAGGGACGTTCTACACTACAAGAAATTAATAGAGTCACATTTGTTCAGCAGTAATTTTTTAATTTATATTAGGAGATTGAAAGTGTTAAAAAAATCTTTTTTATGAACGCAATGATGATTGATCTACTGCTTCAGCGGCGATGAAAGGGTATCGGTTTGAAGCGGATTTTGGGTATCGATGAGAGCCATAAATTTCCAATCACTGTAATGGGCGGCTTGTTCAAAGTCTTTCATTTCTGCAGCGAAATGTTTTTGTTTGACGGGTTTCTGATTGGAAGCGCTGAATACGCCTACAATTCTCCCATCTGCATCACGAAGGACTTGAAAAGGTTCTCCTGTCACAGGGTCTAAATCCAGTTTGCGGATATAGCGATGAAAGCGTAATGATCGTGGGTCATTTAATAAGTCTTTTAATTCATTAGGATAAATTTTTAGATTACCTTGGGAGTTTTGATAATACTGACCGAGAGCAATTTGGTAGGTATGTCCAATACGTAGTAGCTCCGCTTCTTTTGTCCTCTTTGCAACCATTGCATAATCTTCAGCCCAACGCCCCAAGCCTAGTGCCAATAATGTGATCGCTAACAGGAGCCATATATAGGCAAATCCCTGCTGCTTCCCAAGCTTGGTTACTACAAATTGAGGTCGCTTGAAATCACCATTGTGCATAAGGTATGCCATTGCGACCAACCCCTTGAGATGTAGATTTGACATCATAAATCCCGGGCTTACCTTCTTCATCTTGCATGATGATTTGCCAATTTGCATGATTAAGCGGTACTGCTGGTTTGATGGGTTTGACCGCTGCATTTGTTTGGGTTGCTGACGGTGACGGTATCATTGGATCTAGGGGGATGGATCTTAAGTAATGTGCCTCGATCAAGAGATCCAGTGTGGCTGGATATGTCCCTTTGTCGGCATGGTATTGATCGATCACACGACGAATAGTTGCCAAATTTTGGCGCAATACCGTTTCCTTGCCTACTTCAACTTGCTCAAGGTAGCGAGGGGTCACAATGGATAATAACAAAGCAATCACTGATAGAACAACGAGAAGCTCTACGATTGTAAAACCTGATTTAGTTCTCAATATTACCATTCCTTATATGCGATACCATTCGTACCGATCTGATTTGATAATGAGTAAATGTCGTAAATATCACCTGCTGGTTGGGAGGGATCAATTATTAAGTTCGCATTATATGATCGTTTTCCCCAAGTATCTTCAGGCTTAACAGTGTTATCAGGAAAAAAAGGATCTCGAGGAATGCGTCTTAAAAAGTGTATAGGTGGAGCTTTACTATTTGGCTCTGTGACAGCCAATAAGGTGGTTAATTGTAGTGGATAGCCATCAACAGATTGAAGAGAAGGGGGGATTTTTCCTTTTGCGCTTTCTTCTTTAAATTGATCGAGAGCTTGTCTGATCTCAAGGAGTGCATGGCGCAACTCTTGCTCTTTTTGCTGACGGGATAGCAAATCAGAAATGGGTAAAACGACTGATGCCAATAAAGCCAGTAATGATAGCGTGACGAGCAGTTCTACAAAAGTAAACCCGCGTTTAGCGGACCACGGTGATGGGCTTATGTTCATCTAAGCTAAATCCTTGAGGTTGCTGACCATCGCGTAATTGAATGCTACCTCGACTTAATATGAGTTCGGAGGAAGGGGCATCTTTAGCTACTTTAAAGGTGATCAATGCCGCAGTTCCCTGATGTACTGCTGTTTTCCCAAAAGTGAAACGAATCCCTTTTTCTATAGCCTGCTGGTCAAATTTATTGGACGGTGCAATCAAGACAGCGCGGACTAATTCTAATGATTTATCGTGTAGAAGGTCGAAGCTCATAGATTCATATGCTGGTCCTGTTTGTAGTAACGCTAC comes from the Aquirhabdus parva genome and includes:
- a CDS encoding GspE/PulE family protein — encoded protein: MSYSTRWFSTADLLAVVSNFTFIDRQTAIHQLCVAVRFDEQDWVIFGRIPTEHDLSWISYLTDQPFQVGQVQPEAMLSFMALLNGQQNNLPNQKTGHSQNHISEQSLVEEDSQIIRVVNTAIFDAYHKGASDIHFENNPEGLVIKCRIDGVLVETGKLYERTSAEHVISRLKVLAELDIAERRIPQDGRLSIQIQGRDIDLRISIMPGLHGEDAVLRILDKQSLTQGDEPLSLELLGFDVATMVAIRKLARQPYGMLLVTGPTGSGKTTTLYALLNEHHTGQQKIITIEDPVEYQLKGTLQIPVNERKGLTFARGLRSILRHDPDTILVGEIRDRETADIAVQAALTGHLVYTSVHANHSLDVIGRFRHMEIDLFGFVSSLNGIVAQRLIRLNCTHCSEPTQPDRDLIHFSGITLEQAEGFHFQEGKGCDECQGTGYRGRQAIAEVLVINDAVREMLILQEPISRIREYLLQSGMFFLRQQALAVVAEGRSTLQEINRVTFVQQ
- a CDS encoding type II secretion system protein; the protein is MAYLMHNGDFKRPQFVVTKLGKQQGFAYIWLLLAITLLALGLGRWAEDYAMVAKRTKEAELLRIGHTYQIALGQYYQNSQGNLKIYPNELKDLLNDPRSLRFHRYIRKLDLDPVTGEPFQVLRDADGRIVGVFSASNQKPVKQKHFAAEMKDFEQAAHYSDWKFMALIDTQNPLQTDTLSSPLKQ
- a CDS encoding prepilin-type N-terminal cleavage/methylation domain-containing protein encodes the protein MNISPSPWSAKRGFTFVELLVTLSLLALLASVVLPISDLLSRQQKEQELRHALLEIRQALDQFKEESAKGKIPPSLQSVDGYPLQLTTLLAVTEPNSKAPPIHFLRRIPRDPFFPDNTVKPEDTWGKRSYNANLIIDPSQPAGDIYDIYSLSNQIGTNGIAYKEW
- a CDS encoding type II secretion system protein, with protein sequence MRTKSGFTIVELLVVLSVIALLLSIVTPRYLEQVEVGKETVLRQNLATIRRVIDQYHADKGTYPATLDLLIEAHYLRSIPLDPMIPSPSATQTNAAVKPIKPAVPLNHANWQIIMQDEEGKPGIYDVKSTSQGVGRNGIPYAQW